Proteins encoded by one window of Chloroflexota bacterium:
- a CDS encoding ABC transporter substrate-binding protein — translation MHHNRITRASIGLMAVALLALLMATACGGPSTPAPAGPTPPPAVGQTPAAPATTGAVPQPATPAAAQPKRGGTLVIRYWTGDPPDLDPYLNTSFRSQEFAAFFYSRLLKFDSGPDVKPNSFKPIGDLADKWEVSKDGLTWTFHIRDNAKWQNKPPLNGRKVTADDVMFSWTRFQKDNVQKAVLNMVKDVKAVDASNVAFTLNDIFAPFETSIATPLFYIVPKEVIDADGNLRKTIVGSGPFIFDKYEKGVQVVAKRNPDYYFSPMPYVDEVDLLIVPEDATAVAAMRSKQIDINGVSAIDAASLSKTNPEMLIRKNTQNLLSFMYWRVQEKPFNDARVRQAVSLAMDRDETIKTLYEGEGVYQSHLAAGLESSHLSPLDASFGPNAKYFKRDVAAAKKLLADAGYPDGLKVPYISVLNAYGNTFNQGVELVQKQLKDAGIIMEFKPQDYSAYIASTFLGKFEAPTMVWGLETPVQEANDYLFNMYDPKSARNHAGINDEKLNAMIVKQRMTLDKTERKNQLYEIQRYLAEQQYYVIGTVGMQMQSLQPWVKNFYYETDYGRGAEYVIKVWLDGKPQ, via the coding sequence ATGCACCACAACCGCATAACCAGGGCATCCATCGGCTTAATGGCTGTAGCGCTACTGGCGCTACTCATGGCGACGGCGTGCGGCGGGCCATCCACCCCGGCACCGGCCGGGCCGACGCCACCGCCGGCGGTCGGGCAAACGCCCGCGGCGCCGGCGACCACGGGGGCGGTGCCGCAGCCGGCGACGCCCGCGGCGGCACAGCCGAAGCGCGGCGGCACGCTGGTTATCCGCTACTGGACGGGCGACCCGCCCGACCTCGATCCGTACCTCAACACGTCGTTCCGCAGCCAGGAGTTTGCGGCGTTCTTCTACAGCCGTCTGCTGAAGTTCGACAGCGGCCCGGATGTCAAGCCGAACTCGTTCAAGCCGATCGGCGACCTGGCCGACAAGTGGGAGGTTTCGAAGGACGGTCTGACGTGGACCTTCCATATCCGCGACAACGCGAAGTGGCAGAACAAACCGCCGCTCAACGGGCGCAAGGTAACGGCTGACGATGTGATGTTCTCCTGGACGCGCTTCCAGAAGGACAACGTGCAAAAGGCCGTGCTGAACATGGTCAAGGACGTCAAGGCGGTGGACGCCAGCAATGTCGCGTTCACGCTGAACGACATCTTTGCGCCGTTCGAGACGAGCATCGCGACGCCGTTGTTCTACATCGTGCCGAAAGAAGTCATCGACGCGGACGGCAACCTGCGCAAGACCATCGTCGGCAGCGGCCCGTTCATCTTCGACAAGTACGAGAAGGGCGTGCAGGTCGTCGCCAAGCGCAACCCGGACTACTACTTCTCGCCGATGCCGTACGTCGACGAGGTGGACCTGCTGATTGTGCCGGAGGACGCGACGGCCGTCGCGGCCATGCGCTCCAAGCAGATTGACATCAACGGCGTGTCGGCGATCGACGCGGCGTCGCTGAGCAAGACGAATCCCGAGATGCTGATCCGCAAGAACACGCAGAACCTGCTGTCGTTCATGTACTGGCGCGTGCAGGAGAAGCCGTTCAACGACGCGCGTGTCCGCCAGGCCGTCTCGCTGGCGATGGACCGCGACGAGACGATCAAGACGCTGTACGAGGGCGAGGGCGTTTACCAGAGTCATCTGGCGGCCGGCCTCGAATCATCGCATCTCAGCCCGCTCGACGCGAGTTTTGGCCCGAACGCCAAATACTTCAAGCGCGATGTCGCGGCGGCCAAAAAGCTGCTGGCCGACGCCGGCTACCCAGACGGCTTGAAGGTGCCGTATATTAGCGTGCTGAACGCGTACGGCAACACGTTTAACCAGGGTGTCGAGCTTGTGCAGAAGCAACTGAAGGACGCGGGCATCATCATGGAGTTCAAGCCGCAGGACTACTCGGCGTACATCGCGTCGACGTTCCTGGGCAAATTCGAAGCGCCGACGATGGTTTGGGGTCTCGAAACACCGGTGCAGGAAGCGAACGACTACCTCTTCAACATGTACGACCCGAAGAGCGCGCGCAACCATGCCGGTATCAACGACGAGAAGTTGAACGCCATGATCGTGAAGCAGCGCATGACGCTCGATAAGACCGAGCGCAAGAACCAGCTGTACGAGATCCAGCGCTACCTCGCCGAGCAGCAGTACTACGTTATCGGTACGGTGGGGATGCAGATGCAGTCGCTTCAGCCGTGGGTCAAGAACTTCTACTACGAGACCGACTACGGCCGCGGCGCGGAGTATGTCATCAAGGTATGGCTGGACGGCAAACCGCAGTAG